ACCGCCATTGCCGACCAGCTCGAACAGGTCCGGCTGCGCGGCCAGTGTGCGATACAGCGCGCGCGACTGCGCCGCCAAGGTCGCCGGGTCGCTGTTGGATAGCGACATCAACAACAGCCGCGAGCCAGGGCCTTCGCCGAGTTCTTCGATCAACAGCTTCTGCGCCGGCGTGCGCGGAGCGGGCATGAATTTACGCAGGTCACCGGAGACCTTGAGCGTTTCGCTCAACCAGAAACCAGCCACCGCCAGCAGCGCCAACCACAGCAGCGCCAAGCCGATGCGCCGGTTGGCATTTAACTCAAACGCCATGTGCCAGCTCCCGCTGCGTGGCCGAACGTGCACTGGCCGCACGCCCGGCATCGGGCAGCAACAGTGCTTTCAGTTTGCTGAGAGCGGGCATGAACTTCCTTAAATCGCCCGACACCTTGAGCGTTTCGCTCAACCAGAAACCGGCTATTGCCAGCAGCGCCAGCCACAGCAGCGCCAAGCCGATGCGCCGGTTGGCATTCAACTCAAACGCCATGTGCCAGCTCCCATGTCATGGCACCACGTGCACCGGCCGGGTGCGACATCAAGAGGTGCTGGCGCTGTGCGCTGCCGATGGGCGCGATCACGCCGCCGGGCCGTGGCACAGGGTGGTGAGCGCCGCCGCGTCGGTCACGGCCGCCGCATCGCGTGCCGCACCGGCCAGCAAGGTGCGCTGCACATCGCCCTTGACCGGCACACTTTCGATGCAGCGCAGCTCATCGCCACGCCCGTACAGGCGCAACTCGCGCACCTGCTTGGCCACGGCCGCATCCTTGGGCTGCAACTGCAGCTGCCAGGCCTGCGGCCGGCCCTGCCCGCTGACGCGGTACTGCTGTTCCAGCAAGGCGCGATCGCCGGACAGCAGCGCACCGAAGCCGGACTTCAAGCCGGCCAGTTCGGGGACGCGGCTCAAGGAAAAACGACGCGGCGATTTGCCTTCGCGTTCCAGCACGCCTTCGTCGCCGCGCAAGGTGGTCGTCTCGCGATACGGCGCGCTGACCTCGCGCACCAGGGTTTGCGCATCCGGGCGGCGGTAATGGCCCTGCACGCGCAGCGGCGACTTCAGCAGCGCCGAGCCACGCAACTCCACGAACTCGGTGCTGACCGGGGCCGGGCGTGCCAGGCGTTGCAGCACCTGGCCTACATCCAGCGCCTCAGGCGGTGCGGCGCATAGCGGTGCGGCGCTGAACAGCAGTATCAGCATCCACGGCAGGGTGCGGCGCATCGGCATGATGGGTGTTCCAGAAATCGTAGAAGTTGAACCAGTTGTACGGCGCGTAGCGTGTGTAATGTTCCAGCCTGGCGGCGTAATCGCGCATGAGCACGGCCAGCACCGGCGCACGCTGGCGACGCGGCACGTCCAACCCTTCGCTGAAGGTCTCGAAGGCCAGCTCGTAATGGTTGCCGCCGCGGTACAGGCCGAAGGCCAGCACCACCGGCACCTTGAGCGCAGCGGCAATCAGCCACGGCGAGGTCGGGAACATCGCATTACGGCCGAGGAACATCGCCGGCAACGCCGGGTCGCCCTCGCGCGGGCGATCGATCAGCAGCGCCACCAGCGCGCCGGCGTCGGTGGCTTCCTTGATCGCCATGACGATCGAGGTCGCATCCATCCCGGCATCGATGATGTTGGCGGCCAGCTGCGGATTGAGCGCGCCCAGCAGATCGGTCATGGCGCGGTTATGCGCCTTGTCCAGCACCACCTTGACCTGCACGTCCGGGCGTTCGGTGGCCAGCACGCGCAACGCATCGAAACTGCCCAGGTGCGAGCCGAAGATCAGCACGCCACGGCCGCGGTCCATCTGCGTGTGCAGTTGATCCAGCCCGGTGATATCGACCTGGAAGCGCTGCATCTGGCCGCACAGCATGTACACGCGGTCCAGGATGGTGGAGGCAAAGGTATGAATATGGCGCGCCACATCGCGCACCGTGGCCGGCCGGCCGAGCACACGCGCCAGGTAGGCGCGCGAGGCGGTGCGCTCAGGCCCGCGCACCAGCAGGAAGTACAGCGTGATCGGATACAGCAGCGCGCGCCCGACCGAACGCCCGGCGTGCCGGGCAATGCCACGGATCAGCCACAGCGCGAACCGGCCGCCGCCCTCGGGGCGTTGTTTCCAGTGATTGCTCATGCCGCCGCCTCCGCCACCAGCTCGCCACTGACCAGCAACTGGCCGTCGCGCTGCACGCGGAAGCGCCAGCGCGGGCCATCGCCTTCCAGCGTCACCGAGGCCGTCTGGCCAGGCAACAACGGTTGCACGAACTTCACCTGCGGCAAGCGTGCCGGCGCACGCGCACCGTGCACCGCTTCCACGGCCTGCAGCACGTGGTCGAGCACCACCACGCCAGGCACCACCGGGCGGCCGGGAAAATGCCCAGGCAGGGAGGGATGATCATGCGGTACGACGAAATCCATAAGCGTGGAACTCAGATCCTGGGTTGAAGCATTGCAGCCACCATACGGTGTGCCTGCTCGGTCAATTGTTGGCGGTCCGGCGCGTCCGGCCCGGTCACCGGGATGGGCGCGCCGATGCGCACGCGGATCACGCCGGGCCTGACCCGGAACAGCCCGTCCACCGGCAACACCTTGCCGCATCCATCCACGGCCACCGGCACCACCTGCACACCAGCATCGATAGCGGCCTGCAGTAGCCCGGCCTTGAATGGCAATAGTGCGCCTGTGCGGCTGCGCGTGCCTTCGGGAAACAGACACAACTGTTGACCATTGCGCAGCAAGGCGGCTGCCTGCCGGCGCACCATCGCACCGGCGCGACGGCTGTCGCGGTCCAGGAACAGCATGCCGGTGGCGCGCGCATACCAGTTCACGAACGGCACCTTGAGCATTTCTTCCTTGAGCAGAAAGCGCAGCGGCACCGGCAAGGCGTAGAACAACGCGCAGATGTCGATGATCGACTGGTGGTTGCTGACGAACAGATAGTTCTTGGACCAGTCCACGCGCTCGCGGCCTTCCACGATCACCTTGGCACCGGCGCCGCGAAACAGCACCGGCGCCCACATCCAGGCGCCCATGCGCAGAAGCCGGTCCGCATCGCGCGTGATCGCCAGCAGCACCAACGCATACACGATCCCGCCAGCGGTAAACGCCAGCGTGAAAGCGAATTGCAGGAGGTTGAACACAGCCCACGCCAAGCGCGACGGCATCCTTGCCAAAGGCATTTTTGTCTTGTCCCCGAAAATGTGCACGTAAGTCGGTGCCCCTGGCTACACCGTCAGCGTAGCAAATCGCGC
The nucleotide sequence above comes from Xanthomonas campestris pv. campestris str. ATCC 33913. Encoded proteins:
- a CDS encoding LolA-related protein, coding for MPMRRTLPWMLILLFSAAPLCAAPPEALDVGQVLQRLARPAPVSTEFVELRGSALLKSPLRVQGHYRRPDAQTLVREVSAPYRETTTLRGDEGVLEREGKSPRRFSLSRVPELAGLKSGFGALLSGDRALLEQQYRVSGQGRPQAWQLQLQPKDAAVAKQVRELRLYGRGDELRCIESVPVKGDVQRTLLAGAARDAAAVTDAAALTTLCHGPAA
- a CDS encoding acyltransferase, yielding MSNHWKQRPEGGGRFALWLIRGIARHAGRSVGRALLYPITLYFLLVRGPERTASRAYLARVLGRPATVRDVARHIHTFASTILDRVYMLCGQMQRFQVDITGLDQLHTQMDRGRGVLIFGSHLGSFDALRVLATERPDVQVKVVLDKAHNRAMTDLLGALNPQLAANIIDAGMDATSIVMAIKEATDAGALVALLIDRPREGDPALPAMFLGRNAMFPTSPWLIAAALKVPVVLAFGLYRGGNHYELAFETFSEGLDVPRRQRAPVLAVLMRDYAARLEHYTRYAPYNWFNFYDFWNTHHADAPHPAVDADTAVQRRTAMRRTA
- a CDS encoding dehydratase; the encoded protein is MVPGVVVLDHVLQAVEAVHGARAPARLPQVKFVQPLLPGQTASVTLEGDGPRWRFRVQRDGQLLVSGELVAEAAA
- a CDS encoding lysophospholipid acyltransferase family protein; the encoded protein is MPLARMPSRLAWAVFNLLQFAFTLAFTAGGIVYALVLLAITRDADRLLRMGAWMWAPVLFRGAGAKVIVEGRERVDWSKNYLFVSNHQSIIDICALFYALPVPLRFLLKEEMLKVPFVNWYARATGMLFLDRDSRRAGAMVRRQAAALLRNGQQLCLFPEGTRSRTGALLPFKAGLLQAAIDAGVQVVPVAVDGCGKVLPVDGLFRVRPGVIRVRIGAPIPVTGPDAPDRQQLTEQAHRMVAAMLQPRI